GGACTCTCctgtattcctggctctggctcaTTAACATTGCCCAGTGGCCACAGGGTTGCCCAGATTGCTCACATCGCCACAGGGTTGGCATGTGAGAACATCTGAGGTGATTTCCCCCCACCGGGCATCCTGCCATGGCAGGGCATGTGCTGTGGGACCGCAGCTGGCAGGGGAAGACCACACTGAGAACAGACCCAGCAGGGCTGGCTTTGGGTAGCCCAtagggaaggagccctctggggTCCGCCGAGGCCTTGCAAACTCCAGCATTCCCCAGCACTTTCCGATTGTTGGTCAGTGACGGTGAGACCTGATCCCGAGACCTGATCCCACTGTCCTGAACACCCAGGACTGCTTAGTGACTTCCAGGCAGGTTCAGGACTCAAGCATGGAATCGCTGGCTGATTTTAAAGCGGGGCTACCACCAAGGGCAGCTGACTCTGCTCCCCCCGCCTTCTGAATTGAAACCTGCCAGTCGGTCACAGCTGCACAGGGAGAGAGTTGAGTCCAATCTCCCTTGTCTGGTGGTGGCCGCTCACTAGCTATGAGGTGACTCCAGCATCTCTGGCTGGTGGTGATGACCGCGAAGCAGGGTGCTCTGTCACTGGGCTGGGCTTGCAGCATTGCCAGTTAGAAAAACACCCGCTCCTTTGCTTTGCCAATAGCATTCAACTGATCTGGTCATCGCTGAGGAAGAATAACTGTCAAGGCTCAGCCAACAGGGACCCTTTGCGTCTCTGTAGCAATGCAGGCAACGACAGAAGCAGCAGGCTCAGTGCAAAACATGGGGATTTGGCAAATGAACGACAGAGCCAGAGAGTTGCTTCTAAAGCCACTCGTGGGGCTTTCGTTCCCCCCAAGGCACCTGGGAGCCTGTAACTTGATTTTTAAGCACACGAGGTGCGTAGCTCCTGGGCAGCAGataattgcatgtgcaaatgctCATCGCCTCTTGTGCCTGGAGTCACTGGATCTCTCCGTGCAACTGTGTCAGCAAAGCAGGCATGCAAATGTGCAACTGATTTCTTGGGCAATTGCACGTTTAAAAATCAACCCCTGAATATGCAGCTCTGGGCACTGGAAAATGGGCCGTAGCAGGCAAGGAAAATCCATTAACTGCCTCCCGAGATCACTCCAGGAAGTGGGAAAGGCAATAGCCATGGATGTGTCTCTGAAGGGTGCTAGCACCCAGGAGGGAGACCCAATTAGGGACTGACCCAAGAAGCTAGACTGACTCTGAGGTGTGACTGGAGGATAGAAACATTTAGGAAGCTTTGTGACAGTGAAATCTCCTAGGGAACCATGTCCCAAGAGGAGGGATGGGAGCCTATGGCTTGGAACATTTAAAACGGGAGCAGCCAGAGACCTCCCTGATAGACGTGCTCTGGCCACAGGGCAGTGCTTGAGGAGTAAATGACCTAATGGGTCCTGTCTCCACCACTCTTCTTCACCGACCGTAGGGTATGCTTCCCGCCCCTGGTCCAGCTCCCTGCACGCTGCCTGGGTGCCACACTCAGCGTTTCGCTGGCCGCTGCCTAGTCCTGCCCACCTGGGTTACAAATTGGGTAGCTGGGCATTATTAGCAGGAGCAGAAACTCGAGCTGCCCCTTGCATGCTGAGACTGTCCCCTGTtcattgcatatgtccacacacacgcacacacgcacccCCCTCCCTCCTAAGTTTCAATGCAGAAAAGAAGCGTTTGTTCGGTTGCCTCGCTGGGCCCTTTGGCTCGGCTGCAATGGGCTGCCCGGGAACGGGGCCATGGTGACCCTGGAGGCGGAGGTCTCCGAACCGGGATTGACTGAGGAGCTGTCCAAAGTCAGATTGACAGCCCCCTTCATGCCACAGCAGCAACACCAGTCCCAGAGCTAAGTTTCTTGCCAGCCTGCTGGCCCTGAGCAGAAAGAAGTTCAGTGGGTGGCGGCCAGacggggggtgggtgtgtgtgtttgtgtgtgtcagggcaccagtgtaaatcaagtCATGTCCTTAATCTCACCATGGGCTTGACCCTGCGTGCCTATGCCAAGGGAGGCTGGGGGTGATGGGCAGAGTCCTAAACCAGGTGTCCTGTGGTCACTAAACCACTAGGGCAGAGATCCGCAAACTGTGGAGTGAGCCCTCCTACGGGGGGCCacggaggaacattcagggggggCGCGGtcaggcccaggccagcccccataggtgaggggggagggagtgccacccagctctgctcctggccccatccccagctgctggccccagcctTGACCTCCTTACCTCTGTCTGCatctccccacccagagccatGGCCCCACTCCCGGCCCAGTACCGTTTCCACTCCAGCCTCCTTTATCCCAGCACTTGCCATCTTCCCCTTTGGTCTCCCGACAGTCTGACACACGGCCACCTGCCTGTAATGTCCCCCTGGCCAAGCCTGTCTGCCTCCAGGTCCCTGGGCATGGGGGGTGGAGAAGGCTGACCCATGGTGGCATTAGGAGGATGCTGTCAGACAAAGGACAATGGCTGGGAGTTTGCCCCATTACCTGCCCCCACCTCATGTCCAGCCCCTCAGAGCCCATCACTGTCACCAGTGTAAAGCGAGATGTgccccctccctcatccccaaGGCTCAGCATGCGGTGTGGGGCATGCACGTTGCCAGGGGAGTTGGAAATCCCCGGCCCCCTCAGGGCCCAGCAAAAGGCCAATGCCTGAGGCTTAAGTCGGGCAGAGTCTGGCACCGGACTAGGAGGCCTTGTGCTGGGCTCCTCCAGAGGGCTGCTCTTCCCCTTGAGAGTCCAGCCAGACCGGTTCCCCTCCTGTGGCTGGCTGTGCTCAGCTAGACCCTCAGGAGTGGCCGGGCATGTCCGTCGGTACAGAGGGTGCCTCCTAGCCCATCCCAGCCTGGCCGTACCGGGCAGTGTCTTCCTCCTTTCAATAAAGATGCTCAGGTCGCCTTTCCCGGGGGCCGCCACCCCACGGTTTGCATGCACACCGTCCGGTTTTCCCCGGGCAGCATTTACCACGCGTGGGTCAGGACCCTGCTGTGAACCTGGTTACGCTCGCCACCCGGGGAGCTCTCCATACCTGCTTCcgggaggacagagcccctctgGTCCTGGAGCGGCTGCTGGGCTTGCTCTCCCGTGTGTCCACTCCGTTCTTCTCCCTcccgctcctctccctccagGGCTTGGCGGTGGAGTCAGcttggtgggggatggggctggcgAAGAGGATTCTCCCGATCAGCCCGTAGAGCATGGTGGCCACAACCAAGGGGGTGACAAAGAAGAGGGCAAAGTCGAGTAGGTAGATGGGCAGGTAGAGGTTGCGGGAGACCTTGTAGCCACACTCCAGGTGCTGGCTCTTGTTGACATTGATGTCGACCAGGAAGAACCAGAGCATGCAGTAGATGGAGGTGCAGATCCAAACGAAGGCAATGATGCGCTTGGCCCGGGATACTGTGCACATGGTGTGGGCGCGCATTGGGTGGCAAATGGCGATGTACCTGGGGACGGGAAGGATAGAGCCatgacactggccaggaggaaaGAGCTAggcaggcagggtggggcagagaTGACTTGTGGCAGGCAGGAAGGGGACACAGAGGCCTCCTACAGCAGACTCACCTGGAACCACCTGCATGTTCATACTCgtgctgcaattacacctttcacctccccaggggctgctgtgggcaccagaagagagggcagctggaGGAGCACCCAGccatggagagggagggggcactTTGGCCTCCCCACACAAAGGGTCCAGTGCCCTTGTTTTGAATATAAGCTCTTGGGGGGAAGGActtgtctcttactatgtatttttGTTAGAGCACCCAGCACCATGGCACCCCGATCTAGGGCCGAGCCTTTAGGTGCTGCTGCTGTACGAATGTCCCATGTCCCTTTTCGCTCCTGGGGCCATTTAAAGGCGTGCTAAATGAAGGGGGGGgcggtagctcccttttatggacacccagccagccagttagctgtaaagtccctcttggtggctgttctctgcttgctttacctgtaaagggttaacaaagtcccccaggtaaaggaaagggtgtgggcacctgaccaaaagagccaatgggaaggctagaactttttaaaaatggggaaaaaagctttccctGTGTGTCTGGGTTGTTCTCTCTGAGCGGAAGAGATGGgggcagcaggaatgctgtgtaaccaggtatgaaaaattatcttccatGCCTAGAAGGAGTTGttgggacagggaatgtttagATAGACGTGATCAGgttcatttctttgttttgtctCGTGGAGTCCCCCGTGCTAAGCTcaggtatttttgtttttcttttgtaacgTTAAGCTGGACCCCAGGGAGCCATTCCTGATGTTTAAGCCCTTTTCAGTTGCTCtataaaatctagcaatagcctgaatTTCCAgatgtttcctttctcctttttttttaaataaaatttaccttttttaaaaacctgattggtTTTGTGTCTTAAAAGTTCTGTGCATATGTTTTTCCATTAGCTGGTGGTAACAGCTGGGTTTCcctcttgtttgttttctttctcagcttccCTGAGGGAGAGGTGGAAAAGCCGAGGGGCCTCAGGGAAACCTTCCCAAGTGAGTTCTTCCAGGATTTGCAAGAGGCAGTTttttcacttgggtggtggcagcgtttaccaagccaaggtcagagagaagctgtaaccttgggagtttactactagcctggagtggccagtattaaattttagaatccttgcgggcccccaccttctgcactcaaagggccagagtggggaatcagccctgACAAAAGGCTTACAGCTGGACTTTCCCGCCCCCCGTCGGCCCAATGGAAAGAGCTCCCTGAAATGCTCCTGGGGCACTATTTGACTCACATTCAGCAACAAAATAACAAAGGCAATAAGCAAAGCACAGGGCTGCTGGGAGGCGGTTTTCTTGGCACTTACTAAAACACGATCTGTATGCTGATCTTTCCTAACCAGGACCTGGCAGCCATGTGGGGAGAGCAAGGCTGATTTTGAGCGGGGCTAACTCCAGCCccgtgggggggagggcggggcggGTCTGGCCTTTTGTGtgcgctctcctgcttgtgcatACACCCGAACAGCTCTCACACCAGCCTGCCCGCTCTGGCACTGTGCTCCGGGCAGTCGGATTTGCGTGCCCGAAACCCGTGTGTCCCAATGGTCAGGTGGAGCGGGCAAAGAAAGAGCCTAGCCATTGGAACGGGGCGCCTTTCAATGCCTAGTGACTGATCCCCCCTTTGACCCAGGCTGGGAACGCCTAAGAGTTGCTACCGTTCACTGGTGGGTGAGCAGCCTCTGAGAGGCTGTGGTGAGCTGGGTCTAGTTAACATTCGAGTGATTAGATCCCTTCCAGGGTGTCTCaccagagaggccaagaactgacTAGGCACCAGAGACAGAACTACTGTCCCGTCCCTAGAGGGGGTCTGCCCACATGAGGAtgaggggcagggagtggctTAGGGGAAGCTTGCCCTGCCCTGTGGGCAGAGGGCTCTGGTCCCCAGGGCTGCCAATCCAGCACCAAGAGCAAAGGGGCAGGCCGCATCCTCTCCCACCTCTCCACGGTGAAGGCcgtgatggagcaggaggagaCGTTGATGCCCAGATACTGGAAGTAGGTTATCCCAAGGCAGCCGGTGTGCCCATAGATCCATGTTCCCGCCAGGCTGTCGGAGATGTTGGGCAAGCCAGCAGCCACCAGGACCATCAGGTCAGCCACTGCCAGGCTAACCAGGTAGCAGTTGGTGGGCGTCTTCATCTCCCGGGTGGTGAGGACCACCAGCACCACCATGACGTTGCCCACGATCCCCACCCCACAGATCACCAGCACCAGGAAGACAGAGATGGCTTTGTATTCGATCATGTCAAAGACGGCGTCACTGCTGGCCAGAGAGATGTTTGCGAGGCTGTCGAACTTGCTGCTGTTCTCCATGGCTGTGGGCAGGTAGGCTGAGGGCACCACTGCCTTCCTACGTGCTTCCAGATGGCGCAGGTCTATAGAGAACTGGAAGGGGCAGGTCCGTGTCCCCAGACACCAAGACGCGGCCTTTGGCCTTCTGCCCCAGTCAGACGCTCTGAAGCTTCATCAGACCAAACCGGCTCAGCTTCGTTTGCTGCAAGAAAAGCACAAAGTGAATTATTATGTGCCTCACCCCTGGCAAACCACCTCTCCAATTCCTCCACTCCTCCAAGGGCTGAGCCTGGCACACCTCAAAGGGTGATTGATTTCTCATTGGCTCTGTGGGCATTGACCCAGCCGCTGAGGAGGGCAACACACCGTCTATTGCCTGTCGTTCTTTATCCAGCATAACCCTGTCCGCGAAGCGTGATGAGATCTGAAGCAGCAGGACTGGAAGGGTGTGGGCATCCCAGGGAAAACTTGGTGGGGAGGGCTCTAGATCTGTATCCAGTGTTTTGAATCATAGTCGGAAGGGGActgaagggggctggggggagatatTTATACATTTAGTTTGGTATTATTTTTATATCCAGTGCTTGTTAGAGGGTTATGCTGTTCCTCGGGGCTGGTAGGTGGGTGGTAGGAACATGGGTGGTAGGGCATCTGGTCCATTGCAAAGTACTCCTCAACAGCTCAGCTCCCCTTTTCCTTCAACTCTCTTAAATCACCCCCTTCCTCCACTTCAGCTGTGGCTTTTAATTTGATTCCATCATAGGGGGATGATCGGGcctatcagtttaaaaaaaatatcaatggAGTTTGCTCATTGAAGTCTTGCACCTGCGTGGCTGTGGAGTATAACCGAGGGCTTTGCAGAAACGGCATAAACCACATTTTCCTCTAAAAATGCATAATTCAACATATGGCTGAACACTTCTCCTTTATTCCTCTCTCATTAAAACTTTGTACAGTTATTTAATGGCTATTTAGAAATGGACtaaatgcataaaatatatttcttttaaaatgagaaatgcATGTTATATATAAAGACTTTATTCTGtcatccccccaaaaaaatttaaattattatCTAACTTTATTAGGGTTAAAACTACTGTACTGACTGTTCTCTGCTGCTCCCTTGTCCTGCTTCCTGCGCACACAGGGCCATAAGTGCTGGAACGAGGAGTGCAGGGgcgctgccgcaccccctggcttgaagtggttcccatcctatccagggtttacagtgtggttcagtggctctcagcacccccactgcacACATTGCTCCAGCGCCCCTGCCCAGTGCCACTTGCTGCAAGGCCTCTGTTCCTTGCTGGGGgagctttctggggcagggacggcCTTTGTCATGTGTCTGTACAGTCCCCAGCCCAGGGCGGCCCTGGCTGCAATCGCATTGGCCATAATAATGCCCAGACAGAGCCCtacgctgggctgggggggagatgGTGTCAGTGCGGTTAAGGGTTGCAGGGAGGTTGTAACgaccctgtccccagcccagggAATTCACGGGTAAGGACGAACCCCAGCCCTGCGCCCCTCTGGCAAGGCCCCGTGAGCGCCCCCAGCCAGGGCGGACTGTGCAACGAAAGAGGTGCTGCAACTCAAGCAATTTGTTTACATTCACAACTGATACTGCAGGCCCGGAGGTGCCCGGAGTCTGAgctgccaggcccggaggtgccCAGAGTCTGAgctgccaggcccggaggtgccCGGAGTCTGAgctgccaggcccggaggtgccCGGAGTCTGAGCTGCCAGGCCTGGAGGTGCCGGGGCTAGgagctgccaggcccagaggtgcccggagtctgagctgccaggcccggaggtgccCGGAGTCTGAgctgccaggcccggaggtgccCGGAGTCTGAgctgccaggcccggaggtgccggggctaggAGCTGCCAGGCCTACAGGTGCGGGGGGTCAGCCTTGGCCCACGTTAAGCCCTGCCCCAAACCCACCTTGGCTCTGCCCTGGAGGGACCCGTTGGGATTGATTCGAGCCAGGCGCACCATCAGCACCCCTGCCCCCGGGCCTGGCTGGCTCTGTGTTCGCCTCCATCCAGCCCCTGTGCATCACCCTAGTAacagctccccctctcccctccctcagtcTCGGAGACTGGGGCAAATTCCAAAACCCCTCTGTGGGGCTGAGTCCCCGCTCTCCCCCCATCGCTCTCCGGCCCTGGGGGCCCTGCCTCTCCCGTTACCAACGCGCAGAGCCCCTCCAcgcagaacccaggtgtcctgcagTCCTGTTCCTTGCCTGGTGCGTCGGCAGCTTCCCCAGCTCCGGCGCTGCCCGGTGTTTGCAGCGCAAAGGTCTGGGGGCCTCAGGGCCTGGGGCTCGCTCGCTCTCTAGTTCCCCGGTTCAGCCCTCTccggcagggccaggctggagttcagcaagggcctgatccggccgcGTGCTGAGCCCTCTCAGCCACCTCCGAAGCGAGGGGAGTTGGGGGCAAGCAGCACGATCGCACCCGACATGCTCATGCGTTAAGGGGCCTGAGCGGGTGACAGTGGCTGGCTTAGGGGAGGGGTGTGAACACTCCCCACTAGGGAATCTCCCCAGCTCATGGTCAGTCATGTCCAGCGGTCACTGAGCCCCCTTCAACCACAGAAGTTACAGCTGGGTTCGTTCACCgagcccctccctccctgccaatGCAGAGTCCTCCCCCACAGCGCATCTCCTGGGGCTTAGCgaggctggctgggagcccaccACGCCAGGATGGTCCCAGGGGGCGTTTCCCAGCGCTCACTCCCAGGGCAAGCTAAGCCCGCACCCCGATGTCTGAGCCGGTGCAAAGGGAAGGGTGGGAGTGTGGAGGATCGGAGGCTGGAAAAGGGGTGGTTAGTTTCACGGGGCGGCTTGGGTggctttttggtggtggtggttggagggagggggagagagtttGGAAGCCGCTCTGGTGATCTGCTTGCCCGCTCCGGTGATGGGAATGCCCGCCGAACCAACCCGCTGACTCCGTGTTCACACGGGTGTGGCTGGGAGCACACGCTGCAGGACCAGCCCGCTCGCTTCCACCCGTGTTCTCGCCCGCCAGCGCTTCGGTGATTCCCCGCCGACGCCGGCAGGTCGGGAGAGGTGAGCTCCGTACTGGGGCCAGGGATCGCCAAGCGGAACCCCGccgccccctgcacccctctgctCCAGGGACGAACTGCGGAGTGCGGCTGGCTGGGAAAACCGGGGCAAGGCAGCGCGCTCGGAAGGGGACCGCGGCGCGTCAACTCCGCCGGAATTTCCCGCTGGATCAAACCCAAAGAGCCAGCGCGGTTCCCAGGTCCCGCGGGGGCCTCGGCAGCTCGGGCTCTTCGTTGTGATTTTGAACGGATTTTCGGGCTGCCTTGTTTTAGTCCGGAGGATCGTCCAACGCTTGCGCAGGGGGATGGTCCAATCCCTCCCAAACGATCGAGTCCCCTCGGCGGGGAATTGCAAAAggcttgcggggggggggtctgttctCACTGGCAACGACCCCAGATCTCGCCCCCCTGCCGCCAGCgggctctccctcccctgcccggcTCTTCGTCTCGGACTCCTGGTTCCGCCTCGTCCGACCGCCCTGCGGGGAGCCCCGGCGGGGTCTCGCTGCTCTTCCTGCCGATGCGAAACACCCGCAGCTTTTGGGCCCCGAAAGCTGCGGTCCCCCGAAGgcgaatggacccagctgagccAACCCGCCCAGGCTTGGGAACGCCAGCCGGCTGGGCCAGGCGGACGGGGATCGTCGGGCCGGTCTGGTCCTTCCAGactccaggctgcagccccccGGCAAGGCACCACCCCCCGGGGGGTTCTAGGAGCTGCGGGCTCGGCGGGCGCTCGGCCAGCTGGCGGCACCGGGTCACTTCCAAGCTGCTTCGCCACTTAGCAGTtgccccggccccgctccgccGCCCGAGGAGCCCTGCGGAGAAGGACTCTGGTTCTTGCCCTCCAGTCAGATGCGAGACCCTCGCTGACAGCCCGTTGGCTCGCCTGGCTCTGTCCATCAGACCCGCCCAGCCCCCcgctctccccttccccttccccgccTTCCCTGCACGATCCCCGCCAGCCGCTCCAAAGCCCCAAAGAAACTTCCCCGCAGAACTTACCTTGACATGCATTTCCTTCCTCCTAGGATCTCAGCTGGAGGCCTGAGCTCCCCCAGGGCGGGGACCCAGCCTCGCCTGGGTGGGGTGGTCCCTTCCCCGCCAGACAGCAGcccatctccctccctctctcgGTTCTGCGTGGCTGGGGCCGCTGGCTCACCGATATAAGAGGGCTCCCCATCAGCTGATACAGCTCCTCACTCCCCGGCTAACCTATGAGAGAGACGCGTCCCCGCCGCCTCGCTGACAGCAAGAGAGAATCAGGAGTGTCTAGCGTGACAGAAGCCCATTGAGGGCAACTCGCAGGTGCCCCCTCATGCTGGCCCTCCTGCGCCGGACTGAGGCCTTCATTCCCCATGCTTACAGGTGTGTGCAGGTGAACAGGCCTGGCCCTCTGGGCTCAGATCCCCACAGGCCACGCCTGTCAAACAGGGAAGCCCAGACATGCCTCCTTGAATGCCCTAGGGCCGGTCACTAGCTCCcggtgctcagggctgggcagggttTCTCTGTACCTCACTGTATGGCCTGGggggctggaacagtttgtacaggggggggtgctgggagccattgaaccaaactgtaaaccctgcatatgatggaaaccactggGGGGGGCAGCGGCTCCCCCAGCGGGCCTGGCTCCCCCAGCGGGCCTGGCTCCAGCACCATGTTTATGGCCCTGGCCAGAAGCAGTCCCTCCCCTGGATGCACTGAGGGGTGCTGAACAGAGAGTTCCCTGGTTCCGCTGTCCACAGGGCTCCGGTGCTGAAAGTGACCGGCCAGAGCGCGGGCACAGAGCATGCTGCTCCTTCGCCTCTGGAAGGGAGAGGTGCGTTATATGCCCCGGACAGGGCAATGCTGAGCTACCGTGGTGAGGGGCCCAACAGGGACTGAGAGAGTAAAGGCAgaacttgatgattccctgttgtGTCCATTCCCTGGGGGCACCTGGCACTCGCCACTGTCTGAAGTCAGGACagagctggatggacctttggtctgacccaggatggccgttcttatgctttGCATGGGAAACGGGGTCTCTCCACCAGCCGATTGCACCCCTGGTTTCCAGTGGAGTCAATCAGGGCTTCAGGCCGGGTAAGGGCCACCCCAGAGAGCCTCTCTCTCTGCCAGGGGCCCTCCTGCAGCGTGGAATGAGGAGAATGTctctggctggggaggggtgat
This genomic stretch from Lepidochelys kempii isolate rLepKem1 chromosome 12, rLepKem1.hap2, whole genome shotgun sequence harbors:
- the LOC140896409 gene encoding thyrotropin-releasing hormone receptor-like, whose protein sequence is MENSSKFDSLANISLASSDAVFDMIEYKAISVFLVLVICGVGIVGNVMVVLVVLTTREMKTPTNCYLVSLAVADLMVLVAAGLPNISDSLAGTWIYGHTGCLGITYFQYLGINVSSCSITAFTVERYIAICHPMRAHTMCTVSRAKRIIAFVWICTSIYCMLWFFLVDINVNKSQHLECGYKVSRNLYLPIYLLDFALFFVTPLVVATMLYGLIGRILFASPIPHQADSTAKPWRERSGREKNGVDTRESKPSSRSRTRGALSSRKQVTKMLAVVVILFALLWMPYRTLVLVNSFMDNPFLNPWFVLFCRLCVYANSAINPIVYNLMSQKFRAAFKRLCKCGGEPPPPSLYMATASYSLAREPLPPTPQLQDHKEDKQPPPVSNMALPKRQQPPPRSKGENGDELYFSVV